One genomic segment of Komagataella phaffii GS115 chromosome 4, complete sequence includes these proteins:
- a CDS encoding Essential nucleolar protein involved in the early steps of 35S rRNA processing: MSKVSPITELEELPMESLLADPKSAEQESTSEPQKSFDEIFAELNAEYLKNELEKKEEPPANLAEKDENEILAGLKDDKDEFEQVQSTLSKMPKLQSEFRLDADMKTLIKNYELKETKAKILKISDPIVTQLSRRKKKEKEHAGDKWFNMPKGELTPQVKRDLEIVKNRAVLDPKRHYKKDNWKTPEFFQFGTIVESNTGYYNKLTKKQRGKTLIDEILHDDDSTKYFKRKYEQIRQDQGKKKKVRN, translated from the coding sequence ATGTCAAAAGTATCTCCGATCACAGAGCTAGAGGAGCTACCTATGGAATCACTGCTTGCTGACCCCAAATCAGCTGAGCAAGAAAGTACCAGTGAACCACAAAAATcgtttgatgaaattttcGCCGAGCTCAACGCAGAGTACTTAAAGAATGAGcttgagaagaaggaagaacCTCCGGCAAACCTTGCagaaaaagatgaaaatgagatTCTGGCAGGACTCAAAGATGATAAGGACGAGTTCGAACAGGTTCAGTCTACTTTGAGCAAGATGCCGAAGCTGCAGAGTGAATTTCGATTAGATGCAGATATGAAAACACTGATTAAGAACTACGAACTAAAGGAGACAAAAGCCAAGATTCTTAAGATCAGTGATCCTATAGTTACACAATTGTCtagaaggaaaaagaaagaaaaagagcaTGCTGGGGACAAATGGTTCAATATGCCTAAAGGTGAACTGACACCACAAGTTAAGAGAGACCTTGAAATCGTTAAGAATAGGGCGGTGTTGGACCCCAAGAGACATTATAAGAAGGACAATTGGAAGACCCCAgaattctttcaatttggtACCATTGTTGAAAGTAACACTGGATATTATAACAAATTGACCAAAAAACAGAGAGGAAAAACACTGATAGATGAGATTCTGCATGACGATGACTCAACGAAGTATTTCAAACGTAAGTACGAGCAAATTCGACAAGACCAAggtaagaagaagaaggtgaGGAATTAA